AAACTCCTATCAAGTCTGAAAAGAAGATGCTAAATCATGTGTTTGACGTAATTTTCTCCTGTTGTGCTTTGAGGTTGTTATGAGTCGTCTGTTTCTCCTTATACAATGGTACACCGCGAACATCACCAAGTATTTGTGGTCATTATAAACTGTGTTGGTACCCGAATACTACCAACAAACAAGATCCGTCGAGCAAAGTGCTAAACTGAGAGAAAGGAATAGAGAAATGAGGTAAACAGATTTCTTTGCTAGTGACTCTCTACTTTAGCTATCACAACCTTCTTATATAAGAACTTAGATCTTTACAGTATTCAAATGACCGAATAAAAGTTATTCGCTGCCATTAACTATTAACTTATTCGATTGGAAACGTGTTTATCAGTTAtgggtttttttttattaatcatcaaTTAATGTATTCATTTCATTATTTACGTAGCAAAATGTTGATTATTCTATTTGAACAAATTTTGCCTTGACGGATCTAAGATTTGACGTGTGTAAGTTATGTTCACATACGAGTCAACTTAGTTCAGTGCAATTCGAGTTTTAGATTTACAACCTGCACATCCACACGTAAGATAAAGTTTCTTCCTTGTGTATTTATTCACAATATTAATACATGTAATATGATATAAACTAACGATAAAACTTATACACAATAAAatcttcctcatccacctcttatTGTTTCGATTCAAATTTCCAAACGCTAAATTATCATACTGTGCGTGGGATGATCTATCGAAGAGTTAAATGAATTCCCTATCTCTTCTCACTCGGTTGCCATCCAAGTGATGCGAGACTTGTCTTCTCCTTATCCAGCAGGAAGCCCATAATCAGCCGTCACCTATCCCACCGCATGTTCCTTAGGTACCACAGTCAGCAGTAGAAGGAGAAAGCCTGTCAATTTAGATATGAAAACGAGGTCCAGAGTGGGACATAACAACCGACACCCATCTTGTTCCTACAACCGGCCGACGCCAATGCATAAATTATTCTTCAAATGCTATAGAACATGTTACATATGGCAGAAGATAAAACAAATGCTTTGTTAAATGTCAATGGCTTCTTGTTACGTTAACTGGCCGAATAACTTTGTCTGTCCACGACTTGTCTACCTAGTTGTTACGCGACTCGGCACAAGCTTGAGTTGGCACAAGCTTGGTTTGGTTCGGGCCCATGCACGACCGCGACCAGCCTGTCCAATTAGCTGCCTACTAAAAAGCCACCCCACAACAGGAGCAGGGGCCAAGAGGCAAGAACAAGAGAGGAGAGCAAGAGCGGCAGCAGATCGTCTTGCTCCCGCCACAGATCTGCCGCTCCTCCTCGCCATGGGCTCGCTGCTGGAGAACCTCCAGAAGAAGCGGCTGTTCCCTACCATGCCCTACAAGGACGACCTCCCCACCTTCCGCCCCAACCAGCAGCGcgcgcagcagcagcagcagccggACGCTCACCTCATCGGCCTCCGCAAGCGGATCTCCTCCTTCTCCGTCAAGATCCAGCCCCTCTCCGCCGACTGGGCCGCCTTCCGCCGCTCCCAGTCCGCACCCTCCTTCGGCGACCTCGCCGGCGTCCGCCGCTGGTGGGGCCAGTGCTGGGGCTGGATCCTGTCGCGCAAGCCGGCGTTCGCCCGGGACATCGAGATGAACGAGGAGGAGACCGCGATGCTGGGCTTCCAGTTCAGGGGCAGCTGGCGCCACATCCTCCACCGGGTCCGATCCGAGATCCGGAAGCTGATCCGCTCCAACAGCCTCCCCACCACCGACCCCCACGGCTTCAGGTACGACTCCTTCGCCTACGCCCCAAATTTCGACGGCGTCTCCAACCCCGGCGCTGCAGCGAAATCGACCTAATCGACCGATCCCAAGCTCAAGAAGCTATACGTGTTGTTATTATTGTTTGCCTGTCTTCCAAATATTAGTCCTTAAGCCCCTATTCTTCATTGAGTTCTTTACATATGAATCTATCGCTCAGATCAGGAAATGTGATGAGGGGGCAACTTAATTAAACCTCTTCCCTCTGCCTGCATTAATTGTGACTCTATCTGTGGACGCTATgttcttttttattctttttttgaAGCTATTAAGCAAATAAGCGATGTAAATTACATTGTGGAATACATACGGCTTTTTGTGGATCTATCTATCTACGTTCTGCATTCCCTTGTTTTTCAAAAGTGATCAGATCTTTAATTTCCCATGCAAAGAACATGAACCCCGTTTGATTTCACAGCTTAGTATGATAATGACCATTACAACATGTGATCCAGCATTGCCACCGACGGTGTTTCTGAAAATTAAATGTATATTAATTTGTCATGTTGTCGGTGTGTTCATAATTGTAATGTAGATATGCGGAGAAAGAATGTTAGAGCATCGATGTTGTAGTGGCTGCGCAGTCTTTGTTTCATTTACTAACGTCTTGGGATTCTTGTGGCTTTAGTAATTGGGTGGTTGGTATGGAGTTTTCTTGGCAGCTGAATGTTCCATTCCAAGAGCACCACCCTAGGGGTTCGAAcccaattcaaaactcaaaaatataaataattttaacgtTTCGAATTGTTGAAACTTGTTTCAAGGATATTCAAActagaattcaaaatttaaattattcactataaattgaaaatttaaattattcgaattatatttaaattaaaattgtgtaaaaataattagaattcgaTTCGAGTTCGGTTCATGGATAACAATCGGATAAAATATTATAAGttcaaattcaacttaaaaaattatcaaatatgtttgaatttgatatttttggtTCATGGATAACAATCGGATAAAATATTATAAGttcaaattcaacttaaaaaattatcaaatatgtttgaatttgatatttttaagtacttttaaatatttttcgaaCTAATTGGAAAACATTCTATTCCATTGCACCCCTACCATCTCTAGAGAATCCATGGACCATCCATAATAAGTCTCATAGAGAATTGTTCTTTTTATAAAATATGTAATATTTGATCTTTGAATTTTTCCCATTTTAATTTAATGGTAAGCCAATTAACTAAAAAAActtttttcatttaaaatatttaaatttatatattattagtttgttttaaaaaaatttgtccCGAGTACTTTAAATGGGCAATAATCTTACATTTTTTTTgctataaagaagaaaaattactCAATTATGACAATTTATTACACATGATATTTTTTgacgatattttttttttttgaaatgtaTCGTATTTTAAATTTGCTCATTATTAATTCGACATTTCCGGGAAGTTTGCTCGAGTTTCTAATTAACGCTGACGCTGCTCTACCCATCTGCTTCTCCGCCGATTCGATGCAGTTCGCCATCGCCGGCGATGGGGCTGGCGACCGCTCTCTTGGGCGTCCTGGGCTTCGGAATCGGCATTGCAATGGGCCTTGTGGTCGGCTATTTCTTCTACGTTTACTTCCAGCCCAGCGACGTGAAGGTGAAAGCAATCCTTTGTTAATTTCGCCTTTCTTCCTTTTTTGTTGGCCGCTACGATTGTTCGAAGTCTTGTTTCAATGCTTTCTTGTCTCCTTTCCGGGTTGGGGTGTTGGAGATGTTTGCTTCTCGACGGTTTCGGGCGGATGGGATTGGCACTTCCGGATATTTGTAGAGGATTTGTCGATTTCAAATCTTTCTTAGTCGGTTGAATATCTTAGATTGTTAAGTGACATTTAGAAAATGTAACAAGGTGTGGGCTTGATCAAATTCCGGGccatcttttgattttaatggaaAGCATCCGGTTTGTTCATTAACCTGGTGTTCAAGCGGCTTCTTTTTCTTAGCATCTACTTTTTGTGATGCCAGTTACCTAATTTACCTAGTTTTTCATGCACAATCTCTTAGTTCTGTTTTCTGGAAGGTTTCATGACAAATTTGTGGTGGAATGGCTCACTTCTATCTCACATTTTCCTATCAGTTTAACTCTTTTCTACGTGACTCATTGATCAAGCATTGACATTTACTTTGATTCTGCGCTCCTACATGTAGCGATCCAACATattagttttttgtttttttagttGTTCTCTCTATTCTTGTTTCCCATGCTTGCATGATTCTTGTGGCTTTGACATATGGCATGAGCAGGATGTTCAATTAAAGTCAACGTAGTTTTCAACAAAGGAAAATAGCTTGATGTAATTTATGAGCGTTGGGAACATATATCATAGTTATTGAGGTTTCTCACAGGATCCAATTGTCAGGCCCTTGCATGAGCTAGACTCAAAGACCTTGCATTCACTTATACCTGAGATTCTGTATCGGATGAAAAATCCAGACTGTGAACGAGTGAGTTTCCTAGCTTACTTTCTGTTGCAAATTGTTGACATGCATATATAGCCTGTCATAAGAAGATAACCCTTTTGTATAAGTTCTTCTAGGCTGTAGCAATTATTAGACCCTTGTATGTGAAGAATCTTTGTCaactataaaattataagatCAATTTTATTCTGTCAGATGATTATCCTATTGGTTTTAGTTTTTCTAGCTATTGCATTTATGTAGAATGTTGTCAAATATATAGCCAACAGGTTAATTTTCCCCCATCAGATGATTATCATGCTGGTACTAATTATTTTAGCAATTCTATGTGAAGAATCATCAAGGAATATAATGCTGCAAATTGATTTTCAGTTTATACATGATTCTGCTTAACAAATTAACTGTTTTAAGCATATGTAATATTTCTCTTCCGAAAATTCTGAAACTTGACAGTTGTTAATTTAATTCTGTGGAGAATTGAACACATTTATTAGAATGTCTACTGTTTGTTTGTAGTTGAACTTGTAGTCCTTGCAAACCAAAAAATAAGAATAATGTAATGGTCAAATGATAATGCATATGAGTGCCATATGAAGAAAACAATGGACTTTCAATTGACCAtactaattaaaattgaaattatcgcaaaaaatatatttaatttttctttgtttttggcGGTGTTTTAAAAATCGGCCTAGGCGCCGCCTAGGTGCTAGACGCTAGCCAACCGCACCAAAAAAATGCTAGTCAGCCTAGGCGGCCTTGGCGCCTAAGCGAGATTAGGAAACCCTAGGCGCCGACTGATAGGTTGAATCGTCTAGGCCCCGCGAAAATAGTGCagggttttcatgatttttttttttagtttggacttttaaatttaaagcccaattaaaaaaaactgaaatgaaacccttttttttttgtgttgGGCTTAAGTTTTATAAGTCTTAAACTTTGGTCCAACAAGAAAATCGATTTGTTGGCTTGCCCTAGCGGCTAGCACCAAACTTCATTTTCATTATACTAAGTTTGTGTCCGATGATTTTGCAtccgaagaaaaagaggaggattGCAATGATGATATTGTTggtcgctactcggaaaacccaatggctccactgtacaaaaattttgtacgtgatctgaacctttcctagctatcatgtgttcttttaagttaaacttgtatctcctgcggaacttaacacgtttgattccaagtttaacttatatgttcttttaggtttagatttggatctcctgcggaacttaacacgtttgatccaaatcacctaggttataaattcaattaaatattagtttccaaaattggcttccagtactgcatggcgaggcacttggccttcttggatatgggagcaaccacc
This window of the Zingiber officinale cultivar Zhangliang chromosome 3B, Zo_v1.1, whole genome shotgun sequence genome carries:
- the LOC121968031 gene encoding uncharacterized protein LOC121968031 is translated as MSMASCYVNWPNNFVCPRLVYLVVTRLGTSLSWHKLGLVRAHARPRPACPISCLLKSHPTTGAGAKRQEQERRARAAADRLAPATDLPLLLAMGSLLENLQKKRLFPTMPYKDDLPTFRPNQQRAQQQQQPDAHLIGLRKRISSFSVKIQPLSADWAAFRRSQSAPSFGDLAGVRRWWGQCWGWILSRKPAFARDIEMNEEETAMLGFQFRGSWRHILHRVRSEIRKLIRSNSLPTTDPHGFRYDSFAYAPNFDGVSNPGAAAKST